In one Modestobacter sp. L9-4 genomic region, the following are encoded:
- the trpA gene encoding tryptophan synthase subunit alpha, whose protein sequence is MSALQTAISAANAEGRAALVAYLPVGYPDVDTSIAAMVAAVEGGADVVEIGVPYSDPGMDGPVIQEAVEVAVQAGVGMPDVLKAVAAVAAAGAVPVVMSYWNPIERYGVDRFADDLAAAGGAGAITPDLIPDEAGAWLSASERTGLDRVFLVAPSSTDTRLAATVDACRGFVYAASTMGVTGTRAVVGDAAERLVGRTREVSGELPVCVGLGVSTGDQAAEVAGFADGVIVGSAYVRLMLDGAGPEGVRVLSEELAAGIRRAKVLP, encoded by the coding sequence GTGAGCGCGCTGCAGACCGCGATCTCCGCCGCCAACGCCGAGGGGCGGGCCGCGCTGGTCGCCTACCTGCCGGTCGGCTACCCCGACGTCGACACCTCCATCGCGGCCATGGTCGCCGCGGTCGAGGGCGGCGCGGACGTGGTCGAGATCGGCGTCCCCTACTCCGACCCGGGCATGGACGGGCCGGTGATCCAGGAGGCGGTCGAGGTCGCCGTCCAGGCCGGCGTCGGCATGCCCGACGTGCTCAAGGCGGTCGCCGCCGTCGCCGCAGCCGGGGCGGTGCCGGTGGTGATGAGCTACTGGAACCCCATCGAGCGCTACGGCGTCGACCGGTTCGCCGACGACCTGGCCGCGGCCGGGGGAGCGGGGGCCATCACCCCCGACCTGATCCCCGACGAGGCCGGTGCGTGGCTGTCGGCCAGCGAGCGGACCGGGCTGGACCGGGTCTTCCTCGTCGCGCCGTCCTCGACCGACACCCGGCTGGCCGCCACCGTCGACGCCTGCCGCGGCTTCGTCTACGCCGCCTCCACGATGGGCGTCACGGGCACCCGCGCCGTCGTGGGCGACGCCGCCGAGCGTCTCGTCGGGCGGACGCGTGAGGTCTCCGGGGAGCTGCCGGTCTGCGTCGGCCTCGGGGTCTCCACCGGGGACCAGGCCGCCGAGGTCGCCGGCTTCGCCGACGGGGTCATCGTCGGTTCCGCCTACGTGCGCCTGATGCTCGACGGCGCCGGCCCCGAGGGTGTGCGTGTCCTGTCCGAGGAGCTCGCGGCCGGCATCCGGCGTGCCAAGGTGCTCCCATGA